The Prunus persica cultivar Lovell chromosome G7, Prunus_persica_NCBIv2, whole genome shotgun sequence genome has a segment encoding these proteins:
- the LOC18769449 gene encoding homeobox protein knotted-1-like 4 isoform X1, with product MAFHHHHHHQQQQTPPEMAFHSFASDQPPLSGAPTWLNNAAFRQQNSFLHDARNDDVVISPSGKSSNCSGRNRREISGYDGEEEEEDELECESARFKADLVGHPLYEQLVSAHVSCLRIATPVDQLPRIDEQLVQSQRVVDKYSALRANGDVQVMDEKELDLFMTNYVLLLCSFKEQLQQHVRVHAMEAVMACWELDQSLQSLTGVSTGEGTGATMSDDDDQVDSDINSYDGSLDGPDTMGFGPLVPTESERSLMERVRQELKHELKQGYKEKIVDIREEILRKRRAGKLPGDTTSVLKSWWQSHSKWPYPTEEDKARLVQETGLQLKQINNWFINQRKRNWHSNISSTSVLKSKRKSNAGDISSQRLK from the exons ATGGcgtttcatcatcatcatcatcaccagcAGCAGCAAACCCCTCCAGAAATGGCGTTCCACTCCTTCGCCTCGGACCAGCCGCCGCTCTCCGGAGCTCCGACGTGGCTCAACAACGCCGCGTTTCGACAACAGAACAGCTTCCTCCACGACGCGCGAAACGACGACGTCGTCATATCACCGTCGGGGAAGAGCAGCAACTGCAGCGGCCGGAACCGGAGAGAGATAAGCGGCTACGACGgcgaagaggaggaagaagacgaACTGGAGTGCGAGAGCGCGAGGTTCAAAGCGGACTTAGTGGGCCACCCTCTGTACGAGCAGCTTGTATCGGCTCACGTCTCGTGCTTGAGGATCGCCACCCCCGTCGATCAGCTGCCGAGGATCGACGAGCAGCTCGTGCAGTCGCAGCGCGTGGTGGATAAGTACTCTGCGCTTCGAGCCAATGGGGATGTCCAAGTCATGGATGAGAAAGAACTTGATTTATTCATG ACAAACTATGTTCTACTGCTATGCTCCTTCAAAGAACAATTGCAGCAACATGTCCGAGTTCATGCCATGGAAGCAGTGATGGCTTGTTGGGAGCTCGATCAATCTCTACAAAGCTTAACAG GTGTGTCAACGGGTGAAGGCACCGGTGCTACAATGTCCGACGACGACGACCAGGTCGACAGTGACATCAACTCGTATGATGGAAGCCTGGACGGGCCTGACACCATGGGATTCGGTCCTCTCGTTCCGACTGAGAGTGAGAGGTCCTTAATGGAGCGTGTAAGGCAAGAATTGAAGCATGAACTGAAACAG GGTTACAAGGAAAAGATTGTAGACATTAGGGAGGAAATTCTACGCAAGAGAAGAGCAGGTAAACTGCCAGGTGACACCACTTCTGTCCTAAAATCTTGGTGGCAATCACATTCTAAGTGGCCTTACCCTACG GAGGAAGACAAAGCCAGGTTGGTGCAGGAAACAGGCTTGCAATTGAAACAGATCAATAACTGGTTcataaatcaaagaaaaaggaattgGCACAGTAACATTTCCTCAACTTCTGTTTTGAAGAGCAAACGCAAGAG tAATGCAGGTGACATCAGCAGCCAACGATTGAAGTAA
- the LOC18769449 gene encoding homeobox protein knotted-1-like 4 isoform X2: MAFHHHHHHQQQQTPPEMAFHSFASDQPPLSGAPTWLNNAAFRQQNSFLHDARNDDVVISPSGKSSNCSGRNRREISGYDGEEEEEDELECESARFKADLVGHPLYEQLVSAHVSCLRIATPVDQLPRIDEQLVQSQRVVDKYSALRANGDVQVMDEKELDLFMTNYVLLLCSFKEQLQQHVRVHAMEAVMACWELDQSLQSLTGVSTGEGTGATMSDDDDQVDSDINSYDGSLDGPDTMGFGPLVPTESERSLMERVRQELKHELKQGYKEKIVDIREEILRKRRAGKLPGDTTSVLKSWWQSHSKWPYPTEEDKARLVQETGLQLKQINNWFINQRKRNWHSNISSTSVLKSKRKR; the protein is encoded by the exons ATGGcgtttcatcatcatcatcatcaccagcAGCAGCAAACCCCTCCAGAAATGGCGTTCCACTCCTTCGCCTCGGACCAGCCGCCGCTCTCCGGAGCTCCGACGTGGCTCAACAACGCCGCGTTTCGACAACAGAACAGCTTCCTCCACGACGCGCGAAACGACGACGTCGTCATATCACCGTCGGGGAAGAGCAGCAACTGCAGCGGCCGGAACCGGAGAGAGATAAGCGGCTACGACGgcgaagaggaggaagaagacgaACTGGAGTGCGAGAGCGCGAGGTTCAAAGCGGACTTAGTGGGCCACCCTCTGTACGAGCAGCTTGTATCGGCTCACGTCTCGTGCTTGAGGATCGCCACCCCCGTCGATCAGCTGCCGAGGATCGACGAGCAGCTCGTGCAGTCGCAGCGCGTGGTGGATAAGTACTCTGCGCTTCGAGCCAATGGGGATGTCCAAGTCATGGATGAGAAAGAACTTGATTTATTCATG ACAAACTATGTTCTACTGCTATGCTCCTTCAAAGAACAATTGCAGCAACATGTCCGAGTTCATGCCATGGAAGCAGTGATGGCTTGTTGGGAGCTCGATCAATCTCTACAAAGCTTAACAG GTGTGTCAACGGGTGAAGGCACCGGTGCTACAATGTCCGACGACGACGACCAGGTCGACAGTGACATCAACTCGTATGATGGAAGCCTGGACGGGCCTGACACCATGGGATTCGGTCCTCTCGTTCCGACTGAGAGTGAGAGGTCCTTAATGGAGCGTGTAAGGCAAGAATTGAAGCATGAACTGAAACAG GGTTACAAGGAAAAGATTGTAGACATTAGGGAGGAAATTCTACGCAAGAGAAGAGCAGGTAAACTGCCAGGTGACACCACTTCTGTCCTAAAATCTTGGTGGCAATCACATTCTAAGTGGCCTTACCCTACG GAGGAAGACAAAGCCAGGTTGGTGCAGGAAACAGGCTTGCAATTGAAACAGATCAATAACTGGTTcataaatcaaagaaaaaggaattgGCACAGTAACATTTCCTCAACTTCTGTTTTGAAGAGCAAACGCAAGAG GTGA
- the LOC18769334 gene encoding uncharacterized protein LOC18769334 — protein MIMAMASNNEHKPTLIMNHTSPIYEYERYEGEDLDDYHQDQDASSSSSSSPPCGVGDCFGLFGFTSCTWRQNHDNDYERKYLLQQEGGWHKETTWWWRKKLTKAKESTQVLDGSKWKTFIRKIAGYCKTMKQKQNNRLSKKQKQKNTRFQYDFHSYALNFDGGVAREGNDAALDFAARFAAPLSNEHGSIGRPVHETTLESASIESKR, from the coding sequence ATGATTATGGCGATGGCTAGTAACAATGAACACAAACCAACCTTGATCATGAACCACACTTCGCCCATCTACGAGTACGAACGTTATGAAGGAGAAGACTTGGATGACTATCATCAAGACCAggatgcttcttcttcttcttcttcttctcctccttgtGGTGTTGGTGATTGTTTTGGCCTCTTTGGGTTCACATCATGTACATGGCGGCAAAACCACGACAACGATTATGAACGTAAATACTTACTGCAGCAAGAAGGTGGATGGCACAAGGAGACGACATGGTGGTGGAGGAAGAAATTGACCAAGGCTAAGGAGTCTACTCAAGTATTGGACGGCTCCAAGTGGAAGACCTTCATCAGAAAGATTGCTGGATATTGCAAGACTatgaagcaaaaacaaaacaacaggttgtccaagaaacaaaagcaaaagaatacTAGATTTCAGTATGATTTTCATAGTTATGCTCTCAATTTTGATGGCGGTGTTGCTAGAGAAGGAAATGATGCTGCTCTTGATTTTGCAGCAAGGTTTGCCGCTCCTTTGTCTAATGAGCATGGTTCCATAGGCAGGCCGGTTCATGAAACCACCCTTGAATCAGCTTCTATAGAATCCAAACGTTAG